Proteins from a single region of Mumia flava:
- a CDS encoding alpha/beta hydrolase encodes MRGRRLAVLAAATAILVAGCTSAQDARGGDDPTAAATSSAADVRTPPDPALAPYYEQQVDWRSCDGDECADVEVPLDYANPDGERIALRLRKHVAGRPDDRVGTLFVNPGGPGVSGVDYAAYFPRVAGEAVTDRFDVVGFDPRGVGASSALDCGDTAEVDAYVETDQTPDDASEEQALVEASQTLGEECERGSGALASHVSTVEAARDLDVLRAVVDDQALHYLGASYGTKLGATYAELFADRVGRMVLDGAMDPTLDSEGVNLGQAEGFQTALEAYVADCVETAGCPLGEDTDAGLEEIGDLIASLDDDPLPTSDPDRPLTEALGFYAVAYPLYNEASWPVLTEALADGLDGDGDTMLFVADQYLSRGSDGYTDNSTVAFPAISCLDDTGDVSLDEARESLAEFEDVSPVLGRSFAWSAVGCSTWPMEATEPAPEIDAAGAPPILVVGTTRDPATPYAWAEALADQLDSGVLVTRDGDGHTGYAAGNGCVDAAVDEYLVDGTVPEDGLEC; translated from the coding sequence GTGCGGGGACGACGACTGGCGGTGCTGGCCGCAGCGACCGCGATCCTGGTTGCGGGGTGCACCAGCGCACAGGACGCCCGCGGTGGCGACGACCCGACGGCCGCCGCGACCTCGTCGGCCGCCGACGTGCGGACGCCTCCCGACCCGGCGCTCGCTCCCTACTACGAGCAGCAGGTCGACTGGCGCTCCTGCGACGGCGACGAGTGCGCCGACGTCGAGGTCCCGCTCGACTACGCCAACCCCGATGGCGAGCGGATCGCCCTGCGGTTGCGCAAGCACGTCGCCGGTCGGCCCGACGACCGGGTGGGGACGCTGTTCGTCAACCCGGGCGGCCCCGGGGTCTCGGGCGTGGACTACGCGGCGTACTTTCCCCGCGTCGCGGGGGAGGCGGTGACCGACCGTTTCGACGTCGTGGGGTTCGATCCGCGCGGGGTCGGTGCGAGCTCGGCCCTCGACTGCGGCGACACGGCCGAGGTCGACGCGTACGTCGAGACCGACCAGACCCCGGACGACGCGTCCGAGGAGCAAGCGCTGGTCGAGGCGTCCCAGACGCTCGGTGAGGAGTGCGAGCGCGGCTCGGGGGCACTGGCGTCGCACGTCTCGACGGTCGAGGCGGCCCGTGACCTCGACGTGCTCCGTGCGGTCGTCGACGACCAGGCGCTGCACTACCTGGGTGCGTCGTACGGCACGAAGCTGGGCGCGACGTACGCCGAGCTGTTCGCGGACCGCGTCGGTCGGATGGTGCTCGACGGCGCGATGGACCCGACGCTCGACTCGGAAGGGGTCAACCTCGGGCAGGCCGAGGGTTTCCAGACGGCCCTCGAAGCGTACGTGGCGGACTGCGTCGAGACCGCCGGGTGCCCGCTCGGTGAGGACACCGACGCGGGGCTGGAGGAGATCGGGGACCTGATCGCGTCCCTGGACGACGACCCCCTCCCCACCAGCGACCCGGACCGTCCGCTGACCGAGGCTCTGGGTTTCTACGCCGTCGCGTACCCGCTGTACAACGAGGCGTCCTGGCCGGTGCTGACCGAGGCGCTGGCCGACGGGCTGGACGGCGACGGGGACACGATGCTGTTCGTCGCCGACCAGTACCTCTCGCGCGGCTCCGACGGCTACACGGACAACTCGACCGTGGCGTTCCCGGCGATCTCGTGCCTGGACGACACGGGCGACGTGTCGCTCGACGAGGCGCGGGAGTCGCTCGCGGAGTTCGAGGACGTCTCCCCCGTTCTCGGACGGTCCTTCGCATGGTCGGCGGTCGGGTGCTCGACGTGGCCGATGGAGGCCACGGAGCCGGCTCCGGAGATCGATGCCGCCGGAGCGCCTCCGATCCTGGTGGTCGGGACGACCCGCGACCCGGCCACCCCGTACGCCTGGGCCGAGGCGCTCGCCGACCAGCTGGACTCGGGTGTGCTGGTGACCCGGGACGGCGACGGGCACACGGGATACGCGGCGGGCAACGGCTGCGTCGATGCTGCAGTTGACGAGTACCTCGTGGACGGTACGGTTCCGGAGGACGGACTCGAGTGCTGA
- the tmk gene encoding dTMP kinase, producing MAYHPGSSDDNDVNGIRLVLGIRVFRRFWAALGVASLADWIGLLALTAYANDIATGGYAGKNFAIAGVLFARLAPALVIGPFGGYVADRLDRRLVLTTGLLLRAVIFASIPLVGTLWWLLAATVLIEAVNAVWMPTKDATVPTLVPRAHLDDANRLNLATTYGSALPAAALFIVATTATRFIDGLTPVELPAVDPTLYLVAIAFAIGGLIFLGLRDMPAGSAVPEDEQVGLWRTIGQGWAYVFRTPLVRGLVLGIVGAFACGGVVIGLGRVFVGDLGAGDPGYGLLFGCVFLGLGLGMWRGPRVLEQVSRRRIFGVGLMGAGVALAVVAVIHNMALVAILVTIVGFCAGVSWITGYTLLGLEVDEEMRGRTFAFVASLVRLVLSAVLAVAPLVAGVIGSHTIEMRELGDYTYTGSEITILIAAVVAFLFGAVSFRQMNDRVGLSLLSEVRQRPGLAPVYPEHGLFVAFEGGEGAGKSTQARMLVDALQAEGYRVLLTREPGATDVGRTLRQIVLDPATGDLSPRTEVLLYAADKAEHVDAVVLPALERGDVVVCDRYVDSTLAYQAGGRALDREEVERVARWSTRQLRPHLTVLLDVDPSVGRSRFEVADRLEAEPKEFHARVRDTFLDLAESDRNHYLVVSADRSVVAIADEVLERVRPLLGLVHPAIAARSDDAERTDDGGHGTDGSRGDGTDGSRSEDDGGERTGPESPR from the coding sequence GTGGCCTCGCTGGCGGACTGGATCGGCCTGCTCGCGCTGACGGCCTACGCCAACGACATCGCCACCGGCGGCTACGCCGGGAAGAACTTCGCGATCGCGGGCGTCCTGTTCGCCCGGCTCGCCCCCGCGCTCGTCATCGGACCGTTCGGCGGCTACGTCGCCGACCGGCTGGACCGCCGGCTCGTGCTCACCACCGGGCTGCTGCTGCGCGCCGTGATCTTCGCGAGCATCCCGCTGGTCGGGACGCTGTGGTGGCTGCTCGCGGCGACCGTCCTGATCGAGGCCGTCAACGCCGTGTGGATGCCGACGAAGGACGCGACCGTCCCCACGCTCGTGCCGCGGGCCCACCTCGACGACGCCAACCGCCTCAACCTCGCCACGACGTACGGGTCGGCGCTGCCCGCTGCGGCGCTGTTCATCGTGGCGACGACCGCGACCCGCTTCATCGACGGCCTCACACCGGTCGAGCTGCCCGCGGTCGACCCGACCCTCTACCTGGTCGCGATCGCCTTCGCGATCGGAGGCCTGATCTTCCTCGGGCTCCGCGACATGCCCGCCGGGTCGGCGGTGCCGGAGGACGAGCAGGTCGGCCTGTGGCGCACGATCGGCCAGGGCTGGGCGTACGTGTTCCGCACCCCGCTGGTTCGAGGGCTGGTGCTGGGGATCGTGGGCGCGTTCGCCTGCGGCGGGGTCGTGATCGGCCTCGGTCGTGTGTTCGTCGGTGACCTGGGCGCGGGCGACCCGGGCTACGGTCTGCTCTTCGGCTGCGTCTTCCTCGGCCTCGGGCTCGGGATGTGGCGCGGGCCGCGCGTGCTCGAGCAGGTCAGTCGCCGACGGATCTTCGGGGTCGGTCTGATGGGAGCGGGCGTCGCGCTCGCGGTCGTCGCCGTGATCCACAACATGGCGCTGGTCGCGATCCTGGTGACGATCGTCGGGTTCTGCGCGGGGGTCTCGTGGATCACCGGCTACACGCTGCTCGGGCTCGAGGTCGACGAGGAGATGCGAGGGCGCACGTTCGCGTTCGTCGCGTCGCTGGTGCGGCTCGTGCTGTCGGCGGTGCTGGCGGTCGCGCCGCTGGTCGCCGGCGTGATCGGCTCGCACACGATCGAGATGCGTGAGCTGGGGGACTACACCTACACGGGCTCGGAGATCACGATCCTCATCGCCGCGGTCGTGGCGTTCCTCTTCGGCGCGGTCTCGTTCCGGCAGATGAACGACCGGGTCGGGTTGTCGCTGCTCTCCGAGGTCCGCCAGCGCCCGGGACTGGCCCCGGTCTACCCGGAGCACGGGCTGTTCGTCGCGTTCGAGGGCGGTGAGGGTGCCGGCAAGTCGACGCAGGCACGGATGCTGGTCGACGCGCTCCAGGCCGAGGGCTACCGCGTCCTCCTCACCCGTGAGCCCGGTGCGACCGACGTCGGCCGCACGCTGCGCCAGATCGTGCTCGACCCGGCGACGGGCGACCTGTCGCCGCGCACGGAGGTCCTGCTGTACGCCGCGGACAAGGCCGAGCACGTCGACGCGGTGGTCCTCCCCGCCCTCGAGCGCGGTGACGTGGTCGTGTGCGACCGCTACGTCGACTCGACCCTCGCGTACCAGGCGGGCGGCCGTGCGCTCGACCGTGAGGAGGTCGAGCGGGTCGCGCGCTGGTCGACCCGCCAGCTCCGCCCGCACCTGACCGTGCTGCTCGACGTGGACCCGTCGGTCGGTCGGTCGCGCTTCGAGGTGGCCGACCGGCTCGAGGCGGAGCCGAAGGAGTTCCACGCGCGGGTGCGTGACACCTTCCTGGACCTCGCCGAGAGCGACCGCAACCACTACCTCGTCGTCTCCGCCGACCGCAGCGTGGTGGCGATCGCGGACGAGGTCCTCGAGCGCGTGCGCCCGCTGCTGGGCCTCGTGCACCCGGCGATCGCCGCCCGGTCGGACGACGCCGAGCGCACGGACGACGGCGGCCACGGCACGGACGGGTCACGCGGCGACGGCACGGACGGGTCACGCAGCGAGGACGACGGCGGCGAGCGTACGGGCCCGGAGTCGCCGCGATGA
- a CDS encoding DNA polymerase III subunit delta', whose translation MSVFDDLVGQEGVVETLRGAVASASERLEGGRGTAMTHAWLFTGPPGSGRSNAARAFAAALQCESGGCGACHACRTALSGAHPDVSLVRTDGLSIDVAEVRDQVRLAAMRPSEGRWQVVVVEDADRLTEKAADALLKSLEEPPPRTVWMLCAPTSEDVIVTIRSRSRQVVLRTPPAEAIAAMLARRDGIDPGRALEAARASQGHVGRARALATDEAARKRRADVLAIPGSLTSIGACLDAAATISGTAQAQADEVAERLEESEREALRMEFGVEERGRRPAGYAGRLASLEKEQKRRRTRIARDSIDGVLLQLLAYYRDVLATQTAEGAALVNADVQREVATVATTFSPEETLARMDAILTCREALDANAAPQLALENLMLGLRG comes from the coding sequence ATGAGCGTGTTCGACGACCTGGTCGGGCAGGAGGGGGTCGTCGAGACCCTGCGCGGGGCGGTCGCGTCCGCGTCCGAGCGGCTCGAGGGCGGCCGGGGGACCGCGATGACGCACGCCTGGCTGTTCACCGGTCCGCCGGGGTCCGGGCGGTCCAACGCCGCCCGTGCATTCGCCGCCGCCCTCCAGTGCGAGTCCGGGGGGTGCGGCGCGTGCCACGCGTGCCGGACGGCATTGTCGGGCGCGCACCCGGACGTCTCGCTGGTGCGCACGGACGGCCTCAGCATCGACGTCGCGGAGGTGCGCGACCAGGTCCGCCTCGCGGCGATGCGCCCGTCCGAGGGCCGGTGGCAGGTCGTCGTCGTCGAGGATGCCGACCGGTTGACCGAGAAGGCCGCCGACGCGCTTCTGAAGAGCCTCGAGGAGCCACCGCCCCGTACGGTCTGGATGCTCTGCGCGCCGACGTCGGAGGACGTGATCGTGACGATCCGCTCGCGGTCGCGGCAGGTGGTCCTGCGGACACCGCCCGCCGAGGCGATCGCGGCGATGCTGGCCCGGCGCGACGGGATCGACCCGGGCCGTGCGCTCGAGGCGGCGCGGGCCTCGCAGGGCCACGTCGGCCGGGCGCGGGCGCTGGCGACCGACGAGGCGGCGCGCAAGCGGCGAGCCGACGTCCTGGCGATCCCGGGCTCGCTCACGTCGATCGGCGCCTGCCTGGACGCGGCCGCCACGATCAGCGGGACGGCGCAGGCCCAGGCCGACGAGGTGGCCGAGCGGCTCGAGGAGTCCGAGCGCGAGGCGCTGCGGATGGAGTTCGGCGTGGAGGAGCGTGGGCGTCGCCCGGCCGGGTACGCCGGCAGGCTCGCGAGCCTCGAGAAGGAGCAGAAGCGTCGGCGGACCCGGATCGCCCGCGACTCGATCGACGGCGTCCTGCTGCAGCTGCTCGCCTACTACCGTGACGTGCTCGCGACCCAGACCGCGGAGGGGGCGGCCCTGGTCAACGCCGACGTCCAACGCGAGGTGGCCACAGTCGCCACGACCTTCTCGCCCGAGGAGACGCTGGCCCGCATGGACGCGATCCTGACGTGTCGCGAGGCGCTCGACGCGAATGCCGCGCCTCAGCTCGCGCTGGAGAACCTCATGCTCGGTCTGCGCGGCTGA